A segment of the Halovivax limisalsi genome:
GATACGTCGCGACCACGCCGTCGGCGCGCGCAGTCGTTCGGTCCGCGTCGCCCCCGTTCGACCGATCCGAGCACATAGCTTCCACTCGCGAGCGCGTCGACTGGAACCTGTCGGTTTCCGCCGGCCCGCTCCCCGTTCGACCCACCCACGTTCGCGAACCGGGCCACTCCGTCAGCGGCCGGACCGAAAGACTGGTGCGACCGCCCCGCCGACACAGGCGCGTGACACGCTGGCTCCAGAGCGGGCGGCGACGGGACATCTGCTACCTGCTGGCCGGGACCGACGGCCGACGGGGACAGGGGCTCAAGTCGGCGCTCGAATCGCACTACGACGAGCGCATCGACCCGAAATCGTTCTACGGTTCGCTCTCGGCGCTGGTCGACGCGGGCCTGATCGAGAAACGGACCGAGGGACTCCACGACCGGTACGCGCTGACCGACGGCGGACGTCGTCGACTCGAAGACCACGTCGCGTGGGTCGCGGCCCAGACCGGGGAGATAGAAAGCGAGGAATAACCCGAACGTGGCGGGGAGCCGGGGACGAGTCGGCGACGATCGCTACTCGAATTCGAACGCGGCGGAGGCGTTGCTCCGCTGCTTGTTCACCGGTTTCGGGATGATGCCGTCGAGGTCGACGGCCACCTTCTCGCGGACGAACTCCTTGAGCAGGGGGATGTCGTCGAGGTGCAGGAGTTTGGCGATCGCCAGCGGGTTGCCCGAGTTTAGTTTCCGCATCGTCCGCTCGTCGAGCCCGTTCAGGTCCTCCATGAAGCGATCGTAGCGCTCGTTCCCGGCCAGGTACAGCAGCTCGGTCATCAGTAGCCGCCGGCGCTGGTTCGGTGCGACGTCGCGGTGCCAGAGCCGGTCGTAGA
Coding sequences within it:
- a CDS encoding PadR family transcriptional regulator; translated protein: MTRWLQSGRRRDICYLLAGTDGRRGQGLKSALESHYDERIDPKSFYGSLSALVDAGLIEKRTEGLHDRYALTDGGRRRLEDHVAWVAAQTGEIESEE